From a region of the Gordonia sp. PP30 genome:
- a CDS encoding PASTA domain-containing protein, protein MPAAGPHPTTPGGPRPPTLPQPPRPGAAGPIPDAPAEPTATIAIGGPAPAPERRRRFGRKGSPTELPGSAATTTDSAGGDRRRGPLAFFRTRRGTLLRWTALCLGLILIGWSVGYLVMPRSGGGDQIVIPKEAFEATATRGDMPSLVGLNRDAAVAAIGDAGISGITIDYRDKPAAGPTGTVIAQTPAAGVAVTDGIELTLSVPAPMPALKGVPNRDARTTLEDLGAIVTVESVVDPAAPAGTVLRTDPAEGQPMPSSVTMVVADPGDALSLSTVSTVSSSSCSTSSSASVAGKTLSNNVTCTPGSSKKAEAEYAINRNATLLEATVGTDDTKGKGGATVTIYGDDRPLKTVNVGLGRSEDIRVDVRNMMRLRIVVTSGGGDDSPTVVLGDARLRGSTDGLDQIAGRR, encoded by the coding sequence ATGCCCGCGGCCGGGCCGCACCCCACGACACCCGGCGGACCCCGACCGCCGACACTTCCGCAGCCACCTCGGCCCGGTGCGGCGGGCCCGATTCCGGACGCTCCGGCGGAGCCGACGGCCACCATCGCGATCGGCGGTCCCGCGCCGGCCCCGGAACGACGCCGACGATTCGGCCGCAAGGGATCGCCCACCGAACTCCCCGGCAGCGCCGCAACGACGACCGATTCGGCAGGCGGCGACCGCCGGCGCGGCCCCCTCGCCTTCTTCCGCACCCGCCGCGGCACTCTTCTCCGCTGGACCGCACTGTGTCTGGGACTGATCCTGATCGGCTGGTCCGTCGGCTACCTGGTGATGCCGCGCAGCGGCGGCGGAGACCAGATCGTCATTCCGAAGGAAGCCTTCGAGGCGACCGCGACACGGGGTGACATGCCGTCACTGGTGGGGCTGAACCGCGACGCGGCCGTCGCCGCGATCGGTGACGCCGGAATCAGCGGCATCACCATCGACTATCGCGACAAGCCCGCGGCCGGACCCACCGGCACGGTCATCGCCCAGACACCCGCCGCCGGCGTGGCGGTGACCGACGGCATCGAACTGACTCTCTCGGTGCCCGCACCGATGCCCGCGCTGAAGGGCGTCCCGAACAGGGATGCCCGGACCACCCTGGAAGACCTCGGTGCGATCGTCACGGTCGAGAGCGTCGTCGACCCGGCCGCACCGGCGGGAACCGTACTGCGCACCGATCCCGCCGAGGGCCAGCCGATGCCGTCGAGCGTGACCATGGTGGTCGCCGATCCCGGCGACGCGCTCAGCCTCTCGACGGTGTCGACCGTCTCCTCGTCGAGCTGTTCGACCTCGAGTTCGGCGAGTGTGGCGGGCAAGACCCTGAGCAACAACGTGACCTGTACGCCGGGGTCGTCGAAGAAGGCGGAGGCGGAATACGCGATCAACCGCAACGCCACCCTGCTCGAGGCGACGGTCGGCACCGACGACACCAAGGGCAAGGGTGGTGCGACGGTCACGATCTACGGCGACGACCGTCCACTCAAGACGGTGAACGTCGGCCTGGGCCGTTCCGAGGACATCCGGGTGGACGTCCGGAACATGATGCGCCTGCGGATCGTGGTGACCTCCGGCGGCGGTGACGACTCCCCGACGGTCGTGCTGGGCGACGCCCGGCTGCGCGGTTCCACCGACGGCCTCGACCAGATCGCGGGCCGGCGATGA
- a CDS encoding VWA domain-containing protein has translation MMRRLIVAAIAALLVLSGLPWLPAGPAAAEPKASGPGTVLVVMDTSGSMSASTDGGSTRIEEARSAVLKTADSLPTGARFGLIAYPGNGRVVDGCSIGDEEIKLGTLEAGTVSTAVRRLTPSGDTPTGPALQHAADVLRKEGGHGTIIVVSDGDANCGSSNLCEVAEKIAKEGMAVQAHTVGFHHEDDQLACVAKTLGGRHVNVTEPGALEPVLEELSGAKLEFDLEVPKEMPEVAGTGTQGSTIVAKVRSTGQQPANNVRVSIQVTGADGKPSTKLIIPQAVRFLGNLQPGQRERQVRMTIRPPEGTIGDYKVTGTAYSVNTSPVQQSGSFKVVRSGPVSGLLGDVQSVAVLGDSYSSGEGSGDYIAGTNSQFENMCHRSKANYAGVMFSDNAYTIACSGATTWDFWAQQQVAWSPPKNRGMYEMPQLKRLHEVASHHPVDAVFLSVGGNDVGFGDVLGACIAKFDHCIPQVREATKKAKAQSLADRLADVYTDVDNTINSDTPRKQRGQHTAPIVVVPYPRITPTNNALAEEGEPGQLRPGEGCMMGVSPDEITELNSMLDAVNATIARAVDAARATGVPVYYAQDVIGAFQPDHTICARDSYAVNSVAANAAPWLQQQIAHPNRKGYEAMASSLRGWSQTTTRFVPRDEHRSDWSDVVISERNPVDKVSNLISAPVKKFDLMEPLTDINVQSSGYQPNSVVTIEVRSTPRAIGSFIADRNGNVNVHFVLPSHVTPGRHKLVAQGIAPDGSARQTVQDIRVIPRYSGIMTVVFLVGVILAAGGAISIRRAKKRKSRASRTSLPT, from the coding sequence ATGATGCGGCGGCTGATCGTCGCCGCGATCGCCGCACTGCTGGTGCTGAGCGGACTGCCGTGGCTGCCGGCCGGCCCGGCCGCGGCCGAGCCCAAGGCCAGCGGACCCGGCACCGTACTCGTGGTGATGGATACCTCCGGGTCGATGTCGGCGTCCACCGACGGCGGCAGCACCCGGATCGAGGAGGCACGAAGTGCCGTACTCAAGACCGCGGACTCGTTGCCCACCGGTGCCCGCTTCGGGCTCATCGCCTATCCCGGCAACGGTCGCGTGGTCGACGGCTGCTCGATCGGTGACGAGGAGATCAAACTCGGCACACTCGAGGCCGGCACGGTATCGACCGCTGTGCGGCGGCTGACTCCGAGCGGCGACACGCCTACCGGCCCGGCGCTGCAACACGCGGCAGACGTCCTCCGCAAGGAAGGCGGCCACGGCACGATCATCGTCGTCAGCGACGGTGACGCGAACTGCGGCTCGTCGAACCTCTGCGAGGTCGCCGAGAAGATCGCCAAGGAGGGCATGGCCGTCCAGGCGCATACCGTCGGATTCCACCACGAAGACGATCAACTCGCCTGTGTCGCGAAGACACTCGGCGGCAGACATGTGAACGTCACCGAGCCGGGGGCGCTGGAACCCGTACTTGAGGAACTCAGCGGCGCGAAGCTGGAGTTCGACCTGGAGGTGCCGAAAGAGATGCCCGAAGTCGCCGGTACCGGCACCCAGGGCAGCACGATCGTCGCCAAGGTGCGCAGCACCGGACAGCAGCCGGCCAACAACGTGCGCGTGTCGATCCAGGTGACCGGCGCCGACGGCAAGCCGAGCACCAAACTCATCATTCCGCAGGCCGTCCGCTTCCTCGGCAATCTCCAGCCCGGCCAGCGAGAACGGCAGGTGCGGATGACGATCCGTCCACCCGAGGGCACCATCGGCGACTACAAAGTGACGGGGACCGCGTATTCGGTGAACACCTCACCGGTACAGCAGAGCGGGTCGTTCAAGGTCGTCCGCAGCGGCCCGGTCTCCGGACTCCTCGGCGACGTGCAGAGCGTCGCGGTACTCGGCGACTCTTATTCTTCCGGTGAAGGATCCGGAGACTATATCGCGGGCACCAACTCGCAGTTCGAGAACATGTGTCACCGGTCGAAAGCGAACTATGCGGGTGTCATGTTCTCCGATAACGCGTACACGATCGCCTGCTCCGGGGCGACGACCTGGGATTTCTGGGCCCAGCAGCAGGTAGCATGGTCACCTCCCAAGAACCGCGGCATGTACGAGATGCCCCAGCTCAAGCGCCTCCACGAGGTGGCTTCTCATCACCCCGTCGACGCCGTATTTCTCTCGGTCGGCGGAAATGACGTTGGCTTCGGCGATGTCCTGGGTGCCTGCATCGCGAAATTCGATCACTGCATCCCGCAGGTCCGAGAGGCGACCAAGAAGGCGAAGGCACAGTCTCTCGCCGACCGGCTCGCCGATGTCTACACCGACGTCGACAACACCATCAATTCGGATACCCCACGGAAGCAGCGAGGACAGCACACGGCGCCGATCGTCGTCGTCCCGTATCCGCGGATCACGCCGACCAACAACGCCCTCGCCGAAGAGGGCGAACCTGGGCAACTCCGACCCGGCGAAGGCTGCATGATGGGTGTCAGTCCCGACGAGATCACCGAGCTGAACTCCATGCTGGACGCGGTGAACGCGACGATCGCCCGTGCGGTGGACGCGGCCCGGGCCACCGGGGTGCCGGTGTACTACGCACAAGATGTGATCGGTGCCTTTCAGCCCGATCACACCATTTGCGCGCGGGACTCGTACGCGGTCAACAGTGTCGCCGCGAACGCAGCGCCATGGCTGCAGCAGCAGATCGCCCATCCGAACCGGAAGGGCTACGAAGCGATGGCCAGCAGTCTTCGGGGGTGGTCGCAGACGACGACCCGCTTCGTACCTCGCGACGAGCACCGTTCCGATTGGTCGGACGTGGTGATATCCGAACGCAATCCGGTGGACAAGGTCAGTAATCTGATCTCGGCCCCGGTCAAGAAGTTCGATCTCATGGAACCGCTGACCGACATCAACGTCCAGAGCTCCGGATACCAGCCGAACAGTGTGGTCACCATCGAGGTGCGTTCGACTCCGCGCGCCATCGGCAGCTTCATCGCCGACCGTAATGGGAACGTGAACGTCCATTTCGTGTTGCCGAGCCACGTGACTCCCGGCCGACACAAGCTGGTCGCGCAGGGAATCGCTCCCGACGGATCCGCTCGACAAACCGTTCAGGACATCCGGGTGATCCCCCGCTACAGCGGGATCATGACCGTGGTGTTCCTCGTCGGCGTGATCCTGGCCGCGGGCGGGGCGATCTCGATCCGGCGAGCCAAGAAACGCAAATCCCGCGCCAGCCGCACGTCCCTCCCAACCTGA
- a CDS encoding transcription antitermination factor NusB — translation MSRDDRRRRDDRGGRDKKPQDKKLRTKELDPERVVARDVLRAVRERDAYANLLLPKLLRERRITGRDAALATELTYGTARSTGLLDAVIASAAGRPVAEIDGELRDVLRLGAYQLLRTRIGSHAAVSTSVDLVRSEKGMGPSGFVNAVLRKISQRTEQQWLDTLAPSITDDLIGNLAMTYAHPRWIAEVFAEALGGSAGELQAALAADDERPIVHLVARPGQISAEELALVSGGEEGRYSPYAVYLPEGDPGQLDAVREGFAGVQDEGSQLVALALTRAELVGEDGGRWLDLCAGPGGKAALLGSLAGLDGAHLDAVEISEHRAGLIEKVVDGLPVTVHVADGRATGLEPGYDRILVDAPCSGLGSLRRRPEARWRRQPSEIGELVELQTALLTEALRLVRPGGVVVYSTCSPHPAETTAVVASCLNTSGETTQLDARPFVAGDMVDPESLGPGPYVQLWPHRQDTDAMFLAVLRRDA, via the coding sequence GTGAGCCGGGACGACCGGCGCCGCCGGGATGATCGGGGCGGCCGGGACAAGAAGCCGCAGGACAAGAAGCTCCGCACCAAGGAACTCGATCCCGAACGCGTCGTCGCCCGCGATGTGCTGCGGGCCGTCCGGGAACGCGACGCTTACGCGAACCTGTTGCTGCCCAAGCTCCTTCGTGAACGACGGATCACCGGCCGCGACGCCGCGCTGGCCACCGAACTGACCTACGGCACCGCGCGGAGCACGGGACTGCTCGACGCCGTCATCGCGTCCGCGGCGGGCCGCCCGGTCGCCGAGATCGACGGCGAACTGCGCGACGTGCTGCGTCTGGGCGCCTACCAGCTGCTGCGGACGCGGATCGGCTCACACGCCGCGGTGTCCACCTCGGTCGACCTGGTGCGCAGCGAGAAGGGAATGGGCCCTTCGGGTTTCGTGAACGCGGTGCTGCGCAAGATCTCGCAGCGCACCGAGCAGCAGTGGCTCGACACGCTCGCCCCGTCGATCACCGACGACCTGATCGGGAACCTCGCGATGACCTACGCGCATCCGCGCTGGATCGCCGAGGTGTTCGCCGAGGCGCTCGGCGGCTCGGCCGGTGAACTGCAGGCGGCGCTGGCGGCCGACGACGAGCGGCCGATCGTGCACCTGGTGGCCCGGCCCGGCCAGATCAGTGCGGAGGAACTCGCACTGGTCAGCGGCGGTGAGGAGGGCCGGTACTCGCCGTACGCGGTGTACCTGCCCGAGGGTGATCCGGGGCAGCTCGACGCCGTCCGCGAGGGCTTCGCGGGTGTCCAGGACGAGGGCAGCCAGCTGGTGGCGCTCGCCCTGACTCGTGCCGAACTCGTCGGCGAGGACGGCGGCCGCTGGCTCGACCTGTGCGCCGGGCCGGGCGGCAAGGCCGCCCTGCTCGGGTCGCTCGCCGGCCTCGACGGTGCCCACCTCGACGCGGTCGAGATCTCCGAGCACCGCGCCGGACTGATCGAGAAGGTGGTCGACGGGCTGCCGGTCACCGTGCACGTCGCCGACGGCCGCGCCACCGGCCTGGAGCCGGGCTACGACCGCATCCTGGTCGACGCGCCCTGCTCCGGGCTCGGCTCGCTGCGCCGCCGTCCCGAGGCGCGCTGGCGGCGGCAGCCGTCGGAGATCGGTGAACTCGTGGAGTTGCAGACCGCGCTGCTCACCGAGGCGCTCCGCCTGGTGCGCCCCGGGGGCGTCGTCGTGTACTCGACGTGTTCCCCGCACCCCGCCGAGACCACCGCCGTGGTCGCCTCCTGCCTGAACACGTCCGGTGAGACCACCCAACTCGACGCCCGGCCCTTCGTCGCGGGCGACATGGTCGACCCGGAGAGTCTGGGCCCCGGCCCGTACGTCCAGCTCTGGCCCCATCGCCAGGACACCGACGCCATGTTCCTCGCCGTCCTGCGCAGGGATGCCTGA
- the fmt gene encoding methionyl-tRNA formyltransferase, which yields MRVVFAGTPHPAVPTLRELIDSDDHRVAGVITRPDTVAGRGRKAVRSPIGELADEHAIEVITPRRMSDPEVAEALARWNADLGVVVAYGGLIPAEVLTALPYGWVNLHFSLLPAWRGAAPVQAAIAAGDEVTGASVFALEAGLDTGPVFGQFTERIRSTDTAGDLLDRLAEAGAAFTRDVVDGIAADQLSPVAQPGDGVSYAPKITVDDAQVRWDLPSHVVDRAIRAHTPAPGAWTRLGDARIKLGPVTVVDDAEPPAGITAPKDLAPGAISAGKKAVHVGTASGAVRLGWVQPPGKIAQPAADWARGARLTGEERFA from the coding sequence ATGAGAGTGGTGTTCGCGGGTACCCCGCACCCGGCCGTCCCGACGCTGCGGGAACTGATCGACTCCGACGATCACCGCGTGGCCGGGGTGATCACCCGGCCGGACACCGTCGCGGGCCGCGGCCGCAAGGCCGTGCGCTCACCGATCGGCGAGCTTGCCGACGAGCACGCCATCGAGGTGATCACGCCCCGGCGGATGAGCGATCCCGAGGTGGCCGAGGCCCTCGCGCGCTGGAACGCCGACCTCGGCGTCGTCGTCGCCTACGGCGGGCTGATCCCCGCCGAGGTGCTCACCGCACTGCCGTACGGCTGGGTCAACCTGCACTTCTCGCTGCTGCCGGCCTGGCGCGGAGCCGCCCCCGTGCAGGCGGCGATCGCCGCGGGCGACGAGGTGACGGGCGCCAGCGTGTTCGCCCTGGAAGCCGGGCTCGACACCGGGCCGGTGTTCGGCCAGTTCACCGAACGCATCCGGTCCACCGACACCGCCGGTGATCTGCTCGACCGGCTGGCCGAGGCCGGAGCGGCGTTCACCCGCGACGTGGTCGACGGGATCGCCGCCGACCAGCTGTCGCCGGTGGCGCAACCGGGCGACGGGGTGTCGTACGCGCCGAAGATCACCGTCGACGACGCCCAGGTGCGGTGGGATCTGCCGTCGCACGTCGTCGACCGGGCGATCCGCGCACATACGCCCGCGCCCGGGGCGTGGACCAGGCTGGGTGACGCGCGGATCAAGCTCGGTCCGGTGACCGTCGTCGACGACGCCGAGCCACCCGCGGGGATCACCGCGCCGAAAGACCTTGCCCCCGGGGCGATCTCGGCGGGGAAGAAGGCCGTCCACGTCGGCACCGCGTCGGGTGCGGTGCGGCTCGGCTGGGTGCAGCCGCCGGGCAAGATAGCGCAGCCCGCCGCTGACTGGGCGCGCGGCGCGCGGCTCACCGGCGAGGAGCGCTTCGCGTGA
- a CDS encoding primosomal protein N', translating into MLGLAHLDRPFDYLVDEAMDSDAQPGVRVRVRFSGRLVDGFVLERLPESDHGGRLAWLDRVVSPERVLTPDLARLARAVADRYAGTMPDVLRLAIPPRHARVEKADPRGDPELEIVAPSAERWHAYDGGAEFLAALHDATLHPRVCWQARPGEDVAARLAELAATVAAQGRGVVIVVPDQRDLDRLDAACRPLLGDWCITLAAGLGPTARYRRWLAVLRGQARVVIGTRSAVFAPVADLGLTVVFDDGDPSLDEPRSPYPHPREVAVLRAHQSASALVIGGFARTAEAQALVESGWARSLTAPRETIRADMPRVEGISDDDRRVAGDPLARSARIPAIAFDAARRALADDAPVLFIVPRRGYLPSVACARCRTHARCRSCHGPLQMGDRGDLSCRWCGRLETRFVCPACGGTAVRALMIGDKRTAEELGRAFTGIPVVTSGGDKIVDEIDAGARVVVATPGAQPHAAGGYGAAVLLDTWAQLDRQDLRAAEEAVRTWMSVATLVRPHGDGGRVVIVADATLLPVQALIRWDPAGFAGHELALRRELRFPPAVTMASIDGPPAAISAFLGMVDTPPGAQQLGPVPLPPGVRPPAGAEPGEPLERVLLRTDRGHGRDLAAALRAAQVLRHARHEDTAGIRVQVDPPTIG; encoded by the coding sequence ATGCTCGGCCTCGCGCATCTCGACCGGCCCTTCGACTATCTCGTCGACGAGGCGATGGATTCCGATGCCCAGCCGGGTGTCCGCGTCCGCGTCCGGTTCTCCGGCCGGCTCGTCGACGGCTTCGTGCTGGAACGCCTTCCGGAGAGCGATCACGGCGGCAGGCTGGCCTGGCTCGACCGCGTCGTCTCACCGGAACGCGTTCTGACGCCCGACCTCGCACGACTCGCCCGGGCCGTCGCCGATCGGTACGCGGGCACCATGCCCGACGTCCTGCGCCTGGCGATCCCGCCGCGGCACGCCCGCGTGGAGAAGGCCGATCCGCGCGGCGATCCCGAACTCGAGATCGTCGCCCCGTCGGCCGAGCGCTGGCACGCGTACGACGGTGGCGCCGAATTCCTTGCGGCCCTGCACGATGCCACCCTGCACCCGCGGGTGTGCTGGCAGGCCCGGCCCGGCGAGGACGTTGCCGCCCGGCTCGCCGAACTGGCCGCCACGGTCGCCGCGCAGGGGAGAGGCGTGGTGATCGTCGTCCCCGATCAGCGTGACCTGGACCGGCTCGACGCCGCCTGCCGGCCGCTGCTCGGCGACTGGTGCATCACCCTGGCCGCCGGTCTGGGGCCCACCGCGCGCTACCGCCGCTGGCTCGCGGTGCTCCGCGGGCAGGCACGGGTGGTGATCGGCACCCGCAGCGCCGTCTTCGCGCCGGTCGCCGACCTGGGCCTGACCGTCGTGTTCGACGACGGCGATCCCAGCCTCGACGAGCCGCGCTCGCCCTACCCGCACCCGCGCGAGGTCGCGGTGCTGCGGGCTCACCAGAGCGCGTCGGCGCTGGTGATCGGCGGCTTCGCCCGCACCGCGGAGGCGCAGGCGCTGGTCGAATCGGGCTGGGCGCGATCGCTCACCGCACCGCGCGAGACGATCCGGGCCGACATGCCGCGCGTGGAGGGCATCTCCGACGACGACCGGCGCGTGGCCGGCGACCCGCTCGCCCGCTCCGCGCGCATCCCGGCGATCGCCTTCGACGCGGCCCGGCGCGCCCTCGCCGACGACGCCCCGGTGCTGTTCATCGTGCCGCGGCGCGGCTATCTGCCGTCGGTGGCCTGCGCGCGGTGCCGGACGCACGCGCGCTGCCGGTCGTGCCACGGTCCGCTGCAGATGGGTGATCGCGGCGATCTGTCGTGCCGGTGGTGCGGGCGGCTGGAGACCCGCTTCGTCTGTCCGGCGTGCGGCGGTACCGCGGTGCGCGCCTTGATGATCGGTGACAAACGCACCGCGGAGGAGCTGGGCCGCGCCTTCACCGGGATACCGGTGGTGACGTCCGGCGGCGACAAGATCGTCGATGAGATCGACGCCGGTGCGCGCGTCGTCGTCGCCACGCCCGGTGCGCAGCCGCACGCGGCCGGGGGCTACGGCGCCGCCGTGCTCCTCGACACGTGGGCACAGCTCGACCGGCAGGATCTGCGCGCCGCCGAGGAGGCGGTGCGCACCTGGATGTCGGTGGCCACCTTGGTGCGGCCGCACGGTGACGGGGGCCGGGTGGTGATCGTCGCCGACGCGACGTTGCTGCCGGTGCAGGCCCTCATCCGCTGGGACCCGGCCGGTTTCGCCGGGCACGAGCTGGCTCTGCGCCGGGAACTGCGCTTCCCGCCCGCGGTCACGATGGCGTCGATCGACGGGCCGCCGGCGGCGATCAGCGCGTTCCTGGGCATGGTCGACACGCCGCCCGGGGCGCAGCAGCTGGGACCGGTGCCGCTGCCGCCGGGGGTGCGTCCGCCGGCCGGTGCCGAACCGGGGGAACCGCTGGAGCGGGTCCTGCTGCGCACCGACCGCGGCCACGGCCGCGATCTGGCCGCGGCGCTGCGGGCGGCCCAGGTGCTCCGGCACGCGCGCCATGAGGACACCGCGGGTATTCGGGTCCAGGTGGACCCGCCTACGATCGGTTGA
- the metK gene encoding methionine adenosyltransferase yields MTASASRLFTSESVTEGHPDKICDAISDSILDALLSQDPGAKVAVETLVTTGQVHVAGEVNTTAYADIPTIVREKILEIGYDSSTKGFDGASCGVNVAIGAQSPEIAQGLTASHEAQTGTHADEIDLQGAGDQGLMFGYATDETPELMPLPIALAHRLARRLTEVRKDGTLPYLRPDGKTQVTIEYADDVPVRLDTVVVSTQHAADIDIAGMLTPDIEKHVLAPVFAELDLPTPLDTSSPRLLVNPTGSFVLGGPMGDAGLTGRKIIVDTYGGMSRHGGGAFSGKDPSKVDRSAAYAMRWVAKNAVAAGLAKRIEVQVAYAIGKAAPVGLFVETFGTEKIDVGTIQKVISEVFDLRPGAIVRDLELLQPIYAATAAYGHFGRTDVDLPWERTDRVAELRAAAGL; encoded by the coding sequence ATGACCGCGTCCGCGTCCCGCCTGTTCACCAGCGAGTCCGTCACCGAAGGACATCCGGACAAGATCTGCGATGCCATCAGTGATTCGATTCTCGACGCGCTGCTGTCCCAGGATCCGGGTGCCAAGGTGGCCGTCGAGACGCTCGTCACCACCGGCCAGGTGCACGTCGCCGGTGAGGTGAACACCACCGCCTACGCCGACATCCCGACCATCGTGCGTGAGAAGATCCTGGAGATCGGTTACGACTCGTCGACCAAGGGCTTCGACGGCGCGTCGTGCGGCGTCAACGTCGCGATCGGCGCGCAGTCGCCGGAGATCGCCCAGGGCCTGACCGCGTCGCACGAGGCGCAGACCGGAACCCACGCCGACGAGATCGACCTGCAGGGCGCCGGCGACCAGGGCCTGATGTTCGGCTACGCCACCGACGAGACCCCCGAACTGATGCCGCTGCCGATCGCGCTGGCCCACCGGCTGGCCCGCCGGCTCACCGAGGTCCGCAAGGACGGCACCCTGCCGTACCTGCGCCCGGACGGCAAGACCCAGGTCACCATCGAGTACGCCGACGACGTGCCGGTCCGCCTGGACACCGTCGTCGTCTCCACCCAGCACGCCGCCGACATCGACATCGCCGGCATGCTGACGCCGGACATCGAGAAGCACGTCCTGGCCCCGGTGTTCGCCGAGCTGGACCTGCCGACGCCGCTCGACACCAGCAGCCCGCGCCTGCTGGTGAACCCGACCGGCAGCTTCGTCCTCGGCGGCCCGATGGGCGACGCCGGACTGACCGGACGCAAGATCATCGTCGACACCTACGGCGGCATGTCCCGCCACGGCGGCGGCGCGTTCTCCGGCAAGGACCCGTCGAAGGTCGACCGCAGCGCCGCCTACGCCATGCGCTGGGTCGCGAAGAACGCCGTCGCCGCCGGCCTCGCCAAGCGCATCGAGGTGCAGGTCGCCTACGCCATCGGCAAGGCCGCGCCGGTCGGGCTGTTCGTCGAGACCTTCGGCACCGAGAAGATCGACGTCGGCACCATCCAGAAGGTGATCTCCGAGGTCTTCGACCTGCGTCCGGGTGCGATCGTCCGCGACCTGGAGCTGTTGCAGCCGATCTACGCCGCGACCGCCGCCTACGGCCACTTCGGCCGCACCGACGTCGACCTGCCGTGGGAGCGCACCGACCGCGTCGCCGAACTCCGCGCCGCCGCCGGCCTGTAG
- the coaBC gene encoding bifunctional phosphopantothenoylcysteine decarboxylase/phosphopantothenate--cysteine ligase CoaBC: protein MGDETARRHVIVGVGGGIAAYKVCSVIRHFTEAGHDVRVIPTRSALKFVGAATFEALSGNPVTTEVFDDVDEVAHVALGRQADLVVIAPATADLMARAAAGRADDLLTASLLTARCPVLFVPAMHTEMWEHPATVANVETLRRHGATVLTPASGRLTGADTGAGRLPEPAEIGLLGDLLLTRPDALPRDLAGVRMLISAGGTREALDPVRYLGNHSSGKQGYALARVAAQRGARVTLVSGAVSEPGEPAAVDVVHIDSAAALNEEMTARAAGADVVIMAAAVADFRPVSVAGAKIKKGADGPSPIELDTNPDILAGLVGARRDGRIPAETVIVGFAAETGDADGGVLDHGRAKLRRKGCDLLVVNAVGEGRAFGTEDNTGWVLSADGTETGLPYGSKTLMASRILDEVSSLVPDSGGTEADHPLSQLSTDPVL from the coding sequence GTGGGTGACGAGACCGCTCGCCGTCACGTCATCGTCGGGGTCGGCGGCGGCATCGCCGCGTACAAGGTCTGCTCGGTCATCCGGCACTTCACCGAGGCCGGGCACGACGTCCGCGTGATCCCGACGCGCAGCGCCCTGAAGTTCGTGGGCGCCGCCACGTTCGAGGCGCTGTCCGGCAATCCGGTCACCACCGAGGTCTTCGACGACGTCGACGAGGTGGCCCACGTCGCCCTCGGACGACAGGCCGACCTGGTGGTGATCGCTCCGGCGACCGCCGATCTGATGGCGCGTGCCGCCGCCGGCCGCGCCGACGATCTGCTGACCGCCTCGCTGCTGACCGCCCGCTGCCCGGTGCTGTTCGTGCCGGCCATGCACACGGAGATGTGGGAGCATCCGGCGACCGTGGCGAACGTCGAGACCCTTCGGCGGCACGGCGCGACCGTGCTGACTCCCGCCTCCGGGCGGCTGACCGGTGCCGACACCGGTGCGGGCCGGCTGCCCGAACCGGCGGAGATCGGTCTGCTGGGCGACTTGCTGCTGACCCGGCCCGACGCCCTTCCGCGCGATCTGGCCGGCGTCCGCATGCTGATCAGCGCCGGCGGGACTCGCGAGGCGCTCGATCCGGTGCGCTATCTCGGCAATCACAGCTCCGGCAAGCAGGGCTACGCGTTGGCCCGCGTCGCCGCGCAGCGCGGCGCCCGGGTGACCCTGGTGTCGGGCGCGGTGAGTGAGCCCGGCGAACCGGCCGCCGTCGACGTGGTGCACATCGACTCGGCGGCGGCGCTGAACGAGGAGATGACGGCCAGAGCCGCCGGCGCCGACGTGGTCATCATGGCCGCCGCGGTGGCCGACTTCCGCCCGGTGTCCGTGGCCGGTGCCAAGATCAAGAAGGGCGCGGACGGGCCGTCGCCCATCGAACTCGACACCAACCCGGACATCCTGGCCGGCCTGGTCGGCGCCCGCCGAGACGGCCGCATCCCCGCCGAGACGGTGATCGTCGGCTTCGCGGCGGAGACCGGCGACGCCGACGGCGGCGTCCTGGATCACGGCCGGGCGAAGCTCCGGCGCAAGGGCTGCGATCTGCTCGTGGTCAATGCCGTCGGCGAGGGCCGCGCGTTCGGTACCGAGGACAACACCGGCTGGGTGCTGTCCGCCGACGGAACCGAGACCGGATTGCCGTACGGCTCAAAGACATTGATGGCGAGCAGAATCCTTGACGAAGTCTCCTCGCTGGTGCCTGATAGTGGGGGCACCGAAGCCGATCACCCACTTTCCCAGCTTTCCACCGACCCCGTTCTCTGA
- the rpoZ gene encoding DNA-directed RNA polymerase subunit omega codes for MSTETGIELDLVEETVYDTPLGITDPPIDELLERTSSKYALVIYAAKRARQINDYYNQLAEGLMEYVGPLVEPGVHEKPLSIAMREIHSDLLEHTEGE; via the coding sequence GTGAGCACCGAAACCGGGATCGAACTGGATCTCGTCGAAGAGACCGTCTACGACACCCCGCTGGGCATCACCGATCCGCCGATCGACGAGTTGCTCGAGCGCACCTCCTCCAAATACGCCCTGGTGATCTACGCGGCCAAGCGCGCGCGCCAGATCAACGACTACTACAACCAGCTCGCCGAGGGCCTGATGGAGTACGTCGGGCCGCTGGTGGAGCCGGGCGTGCACGAGAAGCCGCTGTCGATCGCGATGCGCGAGATCCACTCGGACCTGCTCGAGCACACCGAAGGCGAATAG